From Streptomyces griseorubiginosus, one genomic window encodes:
- a CDS encoding M20/M25/M40 family metallo-hydrolase, giving the protein MSDTDTARGVTGEDEVVDLCRELIQIDTSNYGDHSGPGERKAAEWVAEKLAEVGLDPQIFESHPGRASTVARIAGEDPSRPALLIHGHLDVVPANAQDWTHHPFSGEVADGCVWGRGAVDMKDMDAMTLAVVRDRLRSGRRPPRDIVLAFLADEEAGGTYGARHLVDHHPDLFEGVTEAISEVGGFSFTVNEQRRLYLIQTAEKGMHWMKLTVAGTAGHGSMIHRDNAITELSEAVARLGRHKFPVRVTKTTRAFLDELGDALGTELDPEDMEGTLARLGGIAKLIGATLSNTANPTQLGAGYKVNVIPGEATAHVDGRFLPGYEEEFLADLDKILGPKVRREDVHSDKAVETTFDGALVDAMQSALVAEDPAAKAIPYMLSGGTDAKSFDELGIRGFGFAPLKLPPELDFAGMFHGVDERVPVDGLKFGVRVLDRFIDAS; this is encoded by the coding sequence GTGAGCGACACGGACACGGCCAGGGGCGTCACCGGCGAGGACGAGGTCGTGGACCTCTGCCGCGAGCTGATCCAGATCGACACCAGCAACTACGGCGACCACTCCGGCCCGGGTGAGCGCAAGGCGGCCGAGTGGGTCGCGGAGAAGCTCGCCGAGGTGGGGCTCGACCCGCAGATCTTCGAGTCGCACCCGGGACGCGCCTCCACCGTGGCCCGGATCGCCGGCGAGGACCCCTCCCGGCCCGCGCTGCTGATCCACGGCCACCTGGACGTCGTACCCGCCAACGCGCAGGACTGGACCCACCACCCGTTCTCCGGGGAGGTCGCGGACGGGTGCGTGTGGGGGCGGGGCGCCGTCGACATGAAGGACATGGACGCGATGACCCTGGCGGTCGTCCGGGACCGGTTGCGCAGTGGGCGCAGGCCGCCGCGGGACATCGTCCTCGCGTTCCTCGCCGACGAGGAGGCGGGTGGCACCTACGGCGCCCGGCACCTCGTCGACCACCACCCCGACCTCTTCGAGGGCGTCACCGAGGCGATCAGCGAGGTCGGCGGCTTCTCCTTCACGGTGAACGAGCAGCGCCGGCTCTATCTGATCCAGACGGCCGAGAAGGGCATGCACTGGATGAAGCTGACCGTGGCCGGCACCGCCGGACACGGCTCGATGATCCACCGGGACAACGCCATCACCGAGCTGTCGGAGGCCGTCGCCCGGCTCGGACGCCACAAGTTCCCGGTCCGGGTCACCAAGACCACCCGGGCCTTCCTCGACGAACTCGGCGACGCGCTCGGCACCGAGCTGGACCCGGAGGACATGGAGGGCACGCTCGCCCGGCTCGGTGGCATCGCCAAGCTCATCGGTGCGACCCTCAGCAACACCGCCAACCCCACCCAGCTCGGCGCCGGCTACAAGGTCAACGTCATCCCCGGCGAGGCCACCGCGCACGTCGACGGGCGCTTCCTGCCCGGCTACGAGGAGGAGTTCCTCGCCGACCTCGACAAGATCCTCGGCCCCAAGGTCAGGCGCGAGGACGTGCACTCCGACAAGGCCGTCGAGACGACCTTCGACGGCGCCCTCGTGGACGCCATGCAGTCCGCGCTCGTCGCCGAGGACCCGGCCGCCAAGGCGATCCCCTACATGCTCTCCGGCGGCACCGACGCCAAGTCCTTCGACGAGCTCGGCATCCGCGGCTTCGGCTTCGCGCCGCTCAAGCTGCCGCCGGAGCTGGACTTCGCGGGCATGTTCCACGGCGTGGACGAGCGGGTGCCGGTGGACGGGCTGAAATTCGGTGTGCGGGTGCTGGACCGCTTCATCGACGCGAGCTGA
- the chpH gene encoding chaplin ChpH — protein sequence MIKKVVAAAAATGGLVLAGAGLAVADAGAQGAAVGSPGVLSGNVVQVPVHVPVNVCGNTVSVIGLLNPAFGNTCINK from the coding sequence ATGATCAAGAAGGTCGTCGCCGCTGCGGCTGCCACTGGTGGCCTGGTTCTGGCGGGCGCGGGCCTTGCCGTCGCCGATGCGGGTGCGCAGGGTGCCGCCGTGGGCTCCCCGGGCGTGCTGTCCGGCAACGTCGTCCAGGTTCCCGTGCACGTCCCGGTGAACGTCTGCGGCAACACGGTTTCCGTGATCGGTCTGCTGAACCCCGCCTTCGGCAACACGTGCATCAACAAGTGA
- a CDS encoding chaplin produces MRQVTRKGLMTVAAATGVIAAAGGAAHADAGASGSSANSPGVLSGNTVSAPVHAPVNACGNTVDVVGVLNPAMGNSCGNKGGSRGGGHGSPGGYGDSGGYGDSGGSGGHGSHGGQGHGGHGGHGGHGGAGGSGGHGGHGGSGGGSHAGGHTGGSPGVGSGNHVEVPIDVPVNVCGNSVDVIGIGNPAMGNACGNGSGGHLPPGGGHQTPPGSPEQPGSPGHPGSPVEPGPPGSPITPHGTPGGGTHGNHPGTQTVTQPLGSAQLARTGSDLPIGLAIPVGAGALLAGAVLYRKARASA; encoded by the coding sequence ATGCGACAAGTCACCCGTAAGGGCCTGATGACAGTGGCGGCCGCGACCGGCGTGATCGCCGCCGCGGGAGGCGCCGCCCACGCGGACGCGGGCGCGAGCGGATCGAGCGCGAACTCACCCGGCGTGCTGTCGGGCAACACGGTCTCCGCGCCGGTGCACGCTCCGGTCAACGCCTGCGGCAACACCGTGGACGTCGTCGGGGTCCTCAACCCCGCGATGGGCAACAGCTGCGGCAACAAGGGCGGCAGCCGGGGCGGAGGCCACGGGTCGCCCGGCGGCTACGGCGACTCGGGCGGATACGGCGACTCGGGCGGCTCCGGAGGACACGGGAGCCACGGCGGCCAGGGTCACGGTGGGCACGGCGGCCATGGTGGGCACGGCGGAGCCGGAGGCTCGGGCGGCCACGGCGGTCACGGCGGCTCCGGTGGGGGCTCGCACGCCGGTGGTCACACCGGTGGCTCGCCCGGCGTGGGGTCGGGCAACCACGTCGAGGTCCCGATCGACGTTCCCGTGAACGTCTGCGGCAACAGCGTCGATGTCATCGGCATCGGCAACCCCGCCATGGGCAACGCCTGCGGCAACGGCTCCGGCGGGCACCTCCCGCCCGGTGGCGGCCACCAGACTCCCCCCGGATCCCCGGAACAGCCGGGCAGCCCGGGGCACCCCGGAAGCCCCGTGGAGCCCGGTCCGCCCGGATCCCCGATCACTCCGCACGGCACTCCCGGTGGCGGCACCCACGGCAACCACCCGGGCACCCAGACGGTGACCCAGCCCCTGGGCAGCGCGCAGCTCGCCCGGACCGGCAGCGACCTGCCGATCGGTCTGGCCATCCCCGTGGGCGCCGGGGCGCTCCTGGCCGGCGCGGTGCTCTACCGCAAGGCCCGCGCCTCCGCGTAG
- a CDS encoding DUF5703 family protein, translating into MPEYEFVDVYVPRGVSRKDATRLLTDHAEYGHWELDRLSLMRDGSRRVRLRRRIIRQVRATW; encoded by the coding sequence ATGCCGGAATACGAATTTGTCGACGTGTACGTACCGCGCGGGGTCTCCCGCAAGGACGCCACACGCCTGCTGACGGACCATGCCGAGTACGGACACTGGGAGTTGGACCGACTGAGCCTGATGCGCGACGGCAGCCGCAGGGTGCGGTTGCGCCGGCGGATCATCCGCCAGGTGCGTGCCACGTGGTGA
- a CDS encoding helix-hairpin-helix domain-containing protein — MSTEPEPTENTDPETRVAAPEPEPEPAPQGADAARGAEADAEGAGADAAGEAAEATGSEGTEGDGADKAQLSEAEAELAAQRVERERIARRKAEKQGPVEAGAKLSGKAADLLAAVRAVESGAKPVAAVFSEPEPPRRPAQEAARSRPVSAASRAGDGVGVGGAIGVVASPGGGVSPPGPGPEAVEAVRRVLAEGGAPEGLAPQVAAVLGEGADAELRADPWQLLRVAGVRPEQADGFARALLGAECAPDDERRGRAVTVWLLEQAALAGHTALEMPALTAALAQRGVPDTDAAVQSTIAEAEALVFQDALDPTAPEPAHPVEGAEDDEEGAERPVRILVGLERYALAEESLADGLARLINSVPKEDGSAEDWERAAASAKGSAAELIRATATHGLVLHTGGEASLAEPAALLEAARSLGLRAWAATHSPLGRDRFGTLLGAGRQGAAASQGAAHPGDARPHPGDARPHPGPGRPEDAAPPERTTQDQPAADSPARPVATVAGLLSGAEGPGRDGDGAFDLDVLVVLDAPQLDVETAALLVESLPDGARLVLAGDPAVLWSAGPGRVFADLLAARICPQVASRTPDPGPLGELVSGIGIGELNKVEAPGKEVVIVPVRDAGEAVHRTVQLVADSVPRAIGVPAEQTQVITPGHGGAAGTRVLNAALKERLNPGPGRFGGFDPGDRVAYSPTPGRTIPGHVVGADAEGLRLTCGGEDVVVPKERVEQSVRHGWALTAHQAVGGRWPAVVAVLPGDAAQALTRPWVYTAFGSASRHLSVVHGADQALPRAVAEIPAKPRTTRLPTLLATPTAT, encoded by the coding sequence GTGAGCACGGAGCCGGAGCCCACGGAGAACACCGACCCGGAGACGCGGGTGGCCGCGCCGGAGCCGGAGCCCGAGCCGGCTCCGCAGGGTGCGGACGCAGCACGGGGCGCGGAGGCCGACGCCGAGGGCGCCGGGGCGGATGCCGCGGGTGAGGCAGCCGAGGCGACCGGGAGCGAGGGCACCGAAGGCGACGGCGCGGACAAGGCTCAGTTGTCCGAGGCCGAGGCCGAGCTGGCGGCGCAGCGGGTCGAGCGGGAGCGGATCGCCCGGCGCAAGGCGGAGAAGCAGGGGCCCGTCGAGGCCGGGGCCAAGCTCAGCGGGAAGGCCGCCGATCTCCTCGCCGCCGTACGGGCCGTGGAGAGCGGGGCGAAGCCCGTGGCCGCCGTGTTCAGCGAGCCCGAGCCGCCGCGCCGGCCCGCGCAGGAGGCGGCGCGGTCCCGGCCGGTGTCGGCGGCGAGCCGTGCCGGGGACGGGGTCGGGGTCGGCGGGGCCATCGGCGTGGTCGCTTCTCCCGGTGGCGGTGTTTCCCCCCCCGGGCCCGGGCCCGAAGCCGTCGAGGCCGTTCGGCGGGTGCTGGCCGAGGGCGGGGCGCCGGAGGGGCTCGCGCCGCAGGTGGCCGCGGTGCTCGGGGAAGGGGCGGACGCCGAGCTGCGGGCGGATCCGTGGCAGTTGCTGCGGGTCGCCGGGGTGCGGCCCGAGCAGGCCGACGGGTTCGCGCGGGCCCTGCTGGGCGCGGAGTGCGCGCCGGACGACGAGCGGCGGGGGCGGGCGGTCACCGTCTGGCTCCTGGAGCAGGCGGCGCTCGCCGGGCACACCGCGCTGGAGATGCCCGCGCTCACCGCCGCGCTGGCCCAGCGGGGCGTGCCGGACACCGACGCGGCCGTACAGAGCACGATCGCCGAGGCGGAGGCCCTGGTCTTCCAGGACGCCCTCGACCCGACCGCCCCGGAGCCCGCGCATCCCGTCGAGGGTGCCGAGGACGACGAGGAGGGTGCGGAGCGGCCAGTGCGGATCCTGGTCGGTCTGGAGCGCTACGCCCTCGCGGAGGAGAGTCTCGCCGACGGACTGGCCCGGTTGATCAACTCCGTGCCCAAGGAGGACGGTTCGGCCGAGGACTGGGAGCGCGCGGCTGCGTCGGCCAAGGGCTCCGCCGCCGAGCTGATCCGTGCGACCGCGACACACGGCCTGGTCCTGCACACCGGCGGCGAGGCGTCCCTGGCCGAACCGGCGGCCCTGCTGGAGGCGGCGCGGAGCCTCGGCCTGCGGGCCTGGGCGGCCACCCACAGCCCCCTGGGCCGCGACCGCTTCGGCACGCTGCTGGGAGCGGGGCGGCAGGGTGCCGCGGCCTCGCAAGGAGCCGCCCATCCCGGCGACGCCCGCCCCCATCCCGGCGATGCCCGCCCCCACCCCGGGCCCGGTCGCCCGGAGGATGCCGCGCCCCCGGAGCGCACCACGCAAGACCAGCCCGCCGCCGACTCCCCCGCCCGCCCCGTCGCCACCGTCGCCGGACTGCTCTCCGGGGCCGAAGGGCCGGGGCGGGACGGCGACGGGGCGTTCGATCTGGATGTGCTCGTCGTGCTCGACGCGCCCCAGCTGGACGTCGAGACGGCCGCGCTGCTCGTGGAGTCGCTGCCGGACGGGGCGCGGCTGGTGCTGGCCGGGGATCCGGCGGTGTTGTGGTCGGCGGGGCCCGGGCGGGTCTTCGCGGATCTCCTCGCCGCGCGGATCTGCCCGCAGGTCGCCTCGCGCACTCCGGACCCCGGGCCGCTGGGCGAGTTGGTCTCCGGGATCGGCATCGGTGAGCTGAACAAGGTCGAGGCCCCCGGCAAGGAGGTCGTGATCGTGCCGGTGCGGGACGCGGGCGAGGCCGTGCACCGGACCGTGCAGCTGGTCGCGGACTCGGTACCGCGGGCGATCGGCGTGCCCGCCGAGCAGACCCAGGTGATCACGCCGGGGCACGGCGGCGCGGCGGGCACCCGCGTGCTCAACGCGGCCCTGAAGGAGCGCCTCAACCCCGGCCCCGGTCGCTTCGGCGGCTTCGACCCCGGCGACCGCGTCGCTTACTCCCCCACCCCGGGCCGTACGATCCCGGGCCACGTGGTGGGGGCCGACGCGGAGGGACTCCGCCTGACCTGCGGCGGCGAGGACGTGGTCGTACCGAAGGAGCGGGTGGAGCAGTCCGTACGGCACGGCTGGGCCCTGACCGCGCACCAGGCGGTGGGTGGTCGCTGGCCGGCGGTGGTGGCGGTGCTGCCGGGCGACGCTGCCCAGGCCCTCACCCGCCCCTGGGTCTACACGGCCTTCGGCAGTGCGTCCCGCCACCTCTCCGTGGTCCACGGCGCGGACCAGGCCCTCCCGAGGGCGGTCGCCGAGATCCCGGCCAAGCCCCGCACGACGCGCTTGCCCACCCTCCTGGCAACACCGACGGCCACCTGA
- a CDS encoding aldo/keto reductase: protein MEQRHLGRTGLRVSRIGLGTLTWGRDTDEHDAADLLKTFWEAGGTLVDTADVYGDGEAEYLLGRLIDGLVPRRDLVISTKAGSVPDPDRRVDGSRGHLLSALDDSLARLGTDYVDVWHIHSYDPNTPLDETLHALDLAVSSGRVRYAGVSDFCGWQLAKAGTWQLSAPGTRTRLAATQLEYSLLQRGIEREVLPAALDLGIGLLPSSPLGRGVLTGKYRGDATPADSRGASEHLAPFVAPYLDDTASRIVDAVATAADGLAVTPLQVALAWVRDRPGVAAPIVGARNSQQLTAALSVEALSLPDEICRALDDVSAPVHRYPDHDWSTL from the coding sequence ATGGAGCAGAGGCATCTCGGCCGTACCGGCCTGCGCGTGTCCCGGATCGGACTCGGCACCCTCACCTGGGGCAGGGACACCGACGAGCACGACGCGGCGGACCTCCTGAAAACGTTCTGGGAGGCGGGCGGGACGCTGGTCGACACGGCGGACGTGTACGGCGACGGGGAAGCGGAGTACCTGCTCGGACGCCTCATAGACGGCCTGGTCCCGCGCCGGGACCTGGTCATCTCCACGAAGGCGGGCAGTGTGCCCGACCCGGACCGCCGCGTCGACGGCTCGCGCGGGCACCTGCTCTCCGCGCTGGACGACTCACTGGCCCGGCTCGGCACGGACTACGTCGACGTCTGGCACATCCACTCCTACGACCCCAACACCCCCCTGGACGAGACGCTCCACGCCCTCGACCTGGCCGTCAGCAGCGGCCGCGTCCGCTATGCCGGGGTGTCCGACTTCTGCGGCTGGCAGCTCGCCAAGGCGGGGACCTGGCAGCTCTCGGCGCCCGGGACGCGGACCCGGCTGGCCGCGACGCAGCTGGAGTACTCGCTGCTCCAGCGCGGGATCGAGCGCGAGGTGCTGCCGGCCGCGCTGGATCTCGGCATCGGACTGCTGCCGTCCTCGCCGCTGGGGCGCGGGGTGCTGACGGGCAAGTACCGCGGGGACGCGACACCGGCCGACTCCCGGGGGGCCTCGGAGCATCTGGCGCCCTTCGTCGCGCCCTACCTCGACGACACGGCGAGCCGCATCGTGGACGCGGTGGCGACCGCGGCGGACGGGCTCGCGGTGACGCCGCTCCAGGTGGCGCTCGCATGGGTCCGGGACCGGCCGGGGGTGGCCGCCCCGATCGTCGGCGCGCGCAACTCGCAGCAGCTCACGGCGGCATTGTCAGTGGAGGCCCTTAGTCTTCCTGACGAGATCTGCCGGGCGCTCGACGATGTGTCGGCGCCCGTGCACCGCTATCCCGATCACGACTGGAGCACGCTGTGA
- a CDS encoding LLM class F420-dependent oxidoreductase: MQLGINLGYWGAGMDADNLAVAKEADRLGYSVCWAAEAYGSDAATVLTWVAAQTERIDVGSAIFQIPARQPAMTAMTAATLDSLSGGRFRLGLGVSGPQVSEGWYGVKFDKPLARTREYVEIVRKAMSRERLSYEGQHWTLPLPGGPGKPLKLTVHPEREYIPLYIAAIGPKNLEQTGEIADGALLIFPSAEHLEETAIQYLRAGREKAGKTLEGFDIVPTLPLALGEDKDVTALADTFRPYTALYVGGMGSRKQNFYNQLAQRMGFEAAAAEIQDKYLAGDKNGAAAAIPHDLIDKTTLLGSVDRIADRMKQYAAAGVTTLTLAPAGFTLDERLAALRAGTEALDRAGLA; this comes from the coding sequence ATGCAGCTCGGGATCAACCTCGGCTACTGGGGCGCCGGAATGGACGCGGACAATCTCGCCGTCGCCAAGGAGGCCGACCGCCTCGGGTACTCCGTCTGCTGGGCCGCCGAGGCCTACGGCTCGGACGCGGCCACCGTGCTCACCTGGGTCGCCGCGCAGACCGAACGCATCGACGTCGGCTCGGCCATCTTCCAGATCCCGGCCCGTCAGCCGGCGATGACCGCGATGACCGCGGCCACCCTCGACTCGCTCTCCGGCGGCCGTTTCCGTCTCGGCCTCGGGGTCTCGGGGCCGCAGGTGTCCGAGGGCTGGTACGGCGTCAAGTTCGACAAGCCGCTGGCACGCACGCGTGAGTACGTCGAGATCGTCCGCAAGGCCATGTCGCGCGAGCGGCTGTCCTACGAGGGGCAGCACTGGACGCTGCCGCTGCCCGGCGGTCCCGGCAAGCCGCTCAAGCTGACCGTGCACCCCGAGCGTGAGTACATCCCGCTGTACATCGCCGCGATCGGCCCGAAGAACCTGGAGCAGACCGGCGAGATCGCCGACGGCGCCCTGCTGATCTTCCCTTCCGCGGAGCACCTGGAGGAGACCGCGATCCAGTACCTGCGGGCGGGCCGTGAGAAGGCCGGCAAGACGCTCGAGGGCTTCGACATCGTGCCGACCCTGCCGCTCGCCCTGGGCGAGGACAAGGACGTGACCGCCCTCGCCGACACGTTCCGTCCCTACACCGCGCTGTACGTGGGCGGCATGGGCAGCCGCAAGCAGAACTTCTACAACCAGCTCGCCCAGCGCATGGGCTTCGAGGCGGCGGCTGCCGAGATCCAGGACAAGTACCTGGCCGGCGACAAGAACGGCGCCGCGGCCGCCATCCCGCACGACCTGATCGACAAGACGACGCTGCTCGGTTCGGTGGACCGCATCGCGGACCGGATGAAGCAGTACGCGGCGGCCGGCGTCACCACCCTCACCCTGGCCCCCGCAGGCTTCACCCTCGACGAACGCCTCGCGGCCCTCCGAGCCGGCACGGAGGCCCTCGACCGCGCGGGCCTCGCCTAG
- a CDS encoding ferritin-like domain-containing protein — translation MLSAKSLFQEILDHDESFRLFCSIAASGESQGGWENARIAALVPPGERALAPKITRHGADEDKHGRIFNALMKKRRLEPVPVPPETDYTMLLERHGIGLAHDKLKSDEPLTVQDIVTYLAHSRVTEQRASEQMELLRKHFADHPELGRAVRMISADEDNHLAYCHEELLRFARAGHGRAIQRTLKECALAEIRVYRDVSLAVMSHMGRILGWSRAKSAVLAAGIHAVYAYERAAGWRRMVSLRMPERRDALGGPATSAPEFA, via the coding sequence ATGCTTTCGGCCAAGAGCCTGTTCCAGGAGATCCTCGACCACGACGAGTCCTTCCGGCTGTTCTGCTCCATCGCGGCCAGCGGGGAGTCCCAGGGCGGCTGGGAGAACGCCCGTATCGCCGCGCTGGTGCCCCCGGGCGAGCGCGCACTCGCCCCCAAGATCACCCGCCACGGAGCGGACGAGGACAAGCACGGGCGGATCTTCAACGCCCTGATGAAGAAGCGCCGGCTCGAACCCGTCCCGGTCCCCCCGGAGACGGACTACACGATGCTCCTGGAGAGGCACGGCATCGGCCTCGCCCACGACAAGCTCAAGAGCGACGAGCCGCTGACCGTGCAGGACATCGTCACGTACCTCGCACACAGCAGGGTCACCGAACAGCGCGCCTCCGAGCAGATGGAACTGCTGCGCAAGCACTTCGCCGACCACCCCGAACTCGGCCGCGCGGTGCGGATGATCTCGGCCGACGAGGACAACCACCTCGCCTACTGCCACGAGGAACTGCTCCGCTTCGCCCGCGCCGGCCACGGCCGCGCCATCCAGCGCACGCTCAAGGAGTGCGCGCTGGCCGAGATCCGCGTCTACCGGGACGTCAGCCTCGCGGTGATGTCCCACATGGGCCGCATCCTCGGCTGGTCGCGCGCGAAGTCCGCCGTCCTGGCCGCGGGCATCCACGCCGTCTACGCCTACGAGCGCGCCGCGGGCTGGCGCCGCATGGTCTCCCTCAGGATGCCGGAGCGCCGCGACGCCCTCGGCGGACCCGCGACCTCGGCACCCGAGTTCGCCTGA
- the corA gene encoding magnesium/cobalt transporter CorA — protein sequence MIVDCAIYREGHRTEGPEDLSDALDEARSAGGFVWIGLHEPSEKEFELVTKEFGLHPLAVEDALKAHQRPKLEVYDDSLFVVLKPVVYEPESDAVSTGEVMLFLGDGFVVTVRHGVGSPLKAVRERLEHEPKLLGKGPTSVLYAVADAVVDHYLEVATELGTDLEELEAEVFSPDGGGSRNTASRIYTFKRQILEFRRATVPLTMPLTRLAGVGAYGGTVPFVNDKARPFFRDVNDHLARVNESVEGLDRLVSDVLSAHLAQMSVRQNDDMRKISAWAAMAAIPTMIAGIYGMNFEHMPELHWVWSYPAVIAVMGVLEVLLYRTFKRRGWL from the coding sequence GTGATCGTCGACTGTGCCATCTACCGGGAGGGACACCGGACCGAGGGGCCCGAGGACCTGTCGGACGCGCTGGACGAGGCGCGATCGGCGGGCGGGTTCGTGTGGATCGGTCTGCACGAGCCGTCGGAGAAGGAGTTCGAGCTGGTCACCAAGGAGTTCGGGCTGCACCCGCTGGCCGTGGAGGACGCCCTCAAAGCGCATCAGCGGCCCAAGCTGGAGGTGTACGACGACTCGCTGTTCGTGGTCCTCAAGCCGGTCGTGTACGAACCGGAGAGCGACGCCGTCTCCACCGGCGAGGTCATGCTCTTCCTCGGCGACGGCTTCGTGGTGACGGTCCGTCACGGTGTGGGTTCGCCGCTGAAGGCCGTGCGCGAGCGTCTGGAGCACGAGCCGAAGCTGCTCGGCAAGGGACCCACCTCGGTGCTGTACGCGGTCGCCGACGCCGTCGTGGACCACTATCTGGAGGTGGCGACGGAGCTCGGGACCGACCTGGAGGAGCTGGAGGCGGAGGTGTTCTCACCGGACGGCGGCGGCTCGCGGAACACCGCGTCCCGGATCTACACCTTCAAGCGGCAGATCCTGGAGTTCCGCCGGGCCACCGTCCCGCTCACCATGCCGCTGACCCGGCTCGCGGGGGTGGGGGCGTACGGCGGGACGGTGCCGTTCGTCAACGACAAGGCGCGGCCCTTCTTCAGGGACGTCAACGACCATCTCGCGCGCGTGAACGAGTCGGTGGAGGGCCTTGACCGGCTGGTGTCGGACGTCCTGTCGGCGCATCTCGCGCAGATGAGCGTGCGGCAGAACGACGACATGCGGAAGATCTCGGCGTGGGCGGCGATGGCCGCGATCCCCACGATGATCGCGGGGATCTACGGCATGAACTTCGAACACATGCCGGAGCTGCACTGGGTGTGGTCGTATCCGGCGGTGATCGCGGTGATGGGCGTCCTGGAGGTGCTGCTGTACCGGACGTTCAAGCGGCGGGGCTGGCTCTAG
- a CDS encoding histidine phosphatase family protein: MPTLILVRHGRSTANTEGLLAGWTPGVALDERGAAQAAALPGRLEGVPISEVVASPLQRCQETVRPLLDARPGLAVHSEERIGECHYGDWSGRKLAELMDEPLMEVVQAHPSAAAFPGGESMRAMQTRAAEAVREWNARVERDHGADAVYLMCSHGDIIKSLVADALGLHLDLFQRISVEPCSVTVIRYTRLRPFLVRLGDTGDFASLVPREETAGGDAPVGGGAGAP; encoded by the coding sequence ATGCCCACGTTGATCCTTGTCAGGCACGGACGATCCACCGCGAACACCGAGGGACTGCTCGCCGGGTGGACGCCCGGGGTCGCCCTGGACGAGCGCGGCGCCGCGCAGGCCGCCGCGCTGCCCGGCCGGCTCGAGGGCGTGCCGATCTCCGAGGTGGTCGCCAGCCCCCTCCAGCGGTGCCAGGAGACGGTCCGCCCACTGCTCGACGCCCGCCCCGGCCTCGCCGTGCACAGCGAGGAGCGCATCGGGGAGTGCCACTACGGCGACTGGTCCGGCCGCAAGCTCGCCGAACTCATGGACGAGCCGCTCATGGAGGTCGTCCAGGCCCACCCGTCGGCGGCCGCGTTCCCCGGCGGCGAGTCCATGCGCGCGATGCAGACCCGCGCGGCGGAGGCCGTACGCGAGTGGAACGCGCGCGTGGAGCGCGATCACGGCGCCGACGCCGTCTATCTGATGTGCTCGCACGGCGACATCATCAAGTCGCTCGTGGCCGACGCACTCGGACTTCACCTGGACCTCTTCCAGAGGATCTCCGTCGAACCGTGCTCCGTCACCGTCATCCGCTACACCCGGCTGAGGCCGTTCCTCGTCCGCCTCGGTGACACCGGTGACTTCGCGTCCCTGGTGCCGCGCGAGGAGACGGCGGGCGGTGACGCCCCGGTCGGTGGTGGTGCGGGCGCACCGTGA
- a CDS encoding DUF3090 domain-containing protein, with protein sequence MSRQVFLYDPPDRFVAGTVGLPGRRTFFLQATAGPRVTSVALEKTQVAALAERMDELLDEVVRRSGGSASVPAVPPTDVADTAPLDTPVEEEFRVGTMALAWDGEEQRMIVEAQALVELEADSEEDLAEAEERLLQDEENGPPMLRVRLTGAQARAFAKRALDVVNAGRPPCPLCSLPLDPEGHVCPRQNGYRRGA encoded by the coding sequence GTGTCCCGTCAGGTGTTCCTCTATGACCCGCCGGACCGCTTCGTGGCCGGCACGGTCGGACTGCCCGGACGCCGTACGTTCTTCCTCCAGGCCACGGCCGGCCCCCGAGTGACCAGCGTGGCCCTGGAGAAGACGCAGGTGGCCGCCCTCGCCGAGCGGATGGACGAACTCCTCGACGAGGTCGTGCGCCGCAGCGGTGGCAGCGCCTCCGTGCCGGCCGTGCCGCCCACCGACGTCGCCGACACCGCGCCCCTCGACACCCCCGTCGAGGAGGAGTTCCGGGTCGGCACCATGGCGCTGGCCTGGGACGGCGAGGAGCAGCGCATGATCGTCGAGGCGCAGGCCCTCGTCGAGCTGGAGGCCGACTCCGAGGAGGACCTCGCCGAGGCCGAGGAGCGGCTCCTCCAGGACGAGGAGAACGGACCCCCGATGCTGCGGGTCCGCCTCACCGGCGCGCAGGCCAGAGCCTTCGCCAAGCGTGCCCTGGACGTCGTCAACGCCGGGCGGCCGCCGTGCCCGCTGTGCAGCCTCCCGCTCGACCCGGAAGGACACGTATGTCCGCGCCAGAACGGATACCGCCGCGGAGCGTGA